In the Euphorbia lathyris chromosome 5, ddEupLath1.1, whole genome shotgun sequence genome, one interval contains:
- the LOC136229453 gene encoding uncharacterized protein, with protein MDGDKSRKGKAKMTERPTRGGKPIPSSARRLDMDDEDDTPRHTRLRGIDISDRRRKGAATDQLRRGPIVDQPDIHGSEGATDFGDREPDSDSVEDYLDVVAQVLRQSAAARDRKVEDSDEQPTPGRQPTQRIGGTSKRPKASEDESWLVSGPVDGGPVDGSVIPSFLGHVASRMLGGELGSFLTCYNRSTACQDLCQ; from the exons atggatggtgacaaaagccgtaaagggaaagcgaaaatg acggagcggcctactaggggtggaaaacccatcccgtcatctgctcgtcgtctagatatggacgacgaggatgatacaccacgccaTACGAGATTGCGCGGTATTGATATATCCGATCGTAGGCGGAAAGGGGCTGCGACGGACCAGTTGAGGAGGGGGCCGATTGTGGATCAGCCCGATATTCATGGATCGGAGGGGGCGACGGATTTTGGTGACAGAGAGCCTGATAGCGATTCTGTGgaggactacctggatgtggtAGCCCAGGTACTGCGACAGTCTGCAGCTGCACGTGATCGTAAAGTTGAGGatagcgatgagcagccgaccccgggCAGACAACCGACCCAGCGCAtaggag ggaccagcaaacgtcccaaagctagtgaggacgagagctggctAGTTAGTGGACCGGTGGATGGTGgccccgttgatggttccgtgattcctagttttctaggacatgttgcctcacggatgctgGGAGGAGAGCTTGGGTCGTTtttgacatgctacaacagatcaacAGCATGCCAAGATTTGTGTCAGTAG
- the LOC136229452 gene encoding uncharacterized protein: MDSAPVNWEALDSLVIDFAKSENLVEDTSSSPSPLSSPPSPSSSVSSSSYHSRLIIRQIRRCLEAGDVDSAIDLLRLHAPFILDDHRILFRLHKQNFIELLRKGTEEARDSAIKCIRTALAPCALDAYPEAYEEFKHVLLAFIYDKDDQSSPVANEWSERRRFDIAGMMSSVLRAHLHAYDPVFSMALRYLISIHKGFCFRQGISSPISDLTERLLLEERDPPAVPQESLYEAPPFDEVDIQALAHAVELTRQGAVDSLRFAKGDLFQAFQNELCRMKLDVSMLDELVREYCVYRGIVDSGVAPHSGSAMQTSDPLKGNLQELNHCSSRNCSLQVDSTGKHSDGETFMSIARADSSPENIVDVNSPQGTDAELRCFCDSTTNNEECSTSGSHQTGVFKVLQRHRNYAIGERSKRKRWRGRQDDQDYISEVSFNTAATLTNMSSEEQGSEKRAVLKLDNREDKYEIALGMKELATRGMAVEVVEEVNALDANFFVQNPVLLFQLKQVEFLKLVSSGDNSSALRVACLHLGPLAANDPSLLKPLKETLLALLRPTEDALGKGLPLQALATSLQVAIGRRLGIEEPLLMKMMRAMLHTHSEWFKIQMCKDRFENLLRIDSLKEVNAPMLTACSISKSNADSCTQGSSQVTVSSSMRLSEDGSSPTQASSRDVYDENAIIKVMEFLALPRADAIHLLAQYNGNAETVIQQIFA, from the exons ATGGACTCTGCGCCCGTGAACTGGGAAGCTCTAGACTCTCTTGTCATTGATTTTGCTAAATCAGAGAATTTAGTCGAGGATACTTCCTCTTCGCCTTCGCCATTATCTTCTCCTCCGTCTCCTTCATCTTCTGTATCTTCTTCCTCTTACCATTCGAGATTGATCATTCGCCAGATCAGGCGGTGTTTGGAGGCTGGTGATGTTGACTCCGCCATCGACCTTCTCCGGCTTCATGCTCCTTTTATCCTCGATGACCATCGGATTCTGTTTCGCTTGCATAAGCAG AATTTTATTGAGCTACTGAGGAAAGGGACGGAAGAGGCTAGAGATTCTGCAATTAAATGCATAAGGACAGCTCTTGCTCCATGTGCTCTTGATGCGTATCCG GAAGCATATGAGGAATTCAAGCATGTTCTTCTTGCCTTTATTTATGACAAAGACGACCAGAGTTCTCCAGTGGCTAATGAG TGGTCTGAGAGGAGGAGATTTGACATTGCCGGAATGATGTCTTCTGTCCTAAGAGCTCATTTACATGCATATGATCCAGTCTTTTCAATGGCATTGAGATACTTGATAAG CATACATAAAGGTTTTTGCTTTCGTCAAGGAATTTCATCACCCATTTCAGATCTGACTGAAAGATTGCTCCTTGAAGAACGTGATCCTCCTGCTGTGCCACAAGAGAGTTTGTATGAGGCACCCCCATTTGATGAG GTGGATATACAAGCACTTGCGCATGCTGTGGAGCTTACAAGACAAGGGGCAGTTGACAGCTTGAGATTTGCTAAGGGAGATCTGTTTCAGGCATTCcag AATGAGTTGTGTCGGATGAAATTGGATGTCTCCATGCTTGATGAGCTTGTTCGCGAGTACTGTGTTTATAGGGGTATTGTGGATTCTGGCGTTGCACCCCATTCTG GATCGGCCATGCAGACCTCAGATCCACTAAAAGGCAATCTACAAGAGCTCAACCATTGTTCCTCAAGGAACTGTTCTCTTCAAGTCGACTCTACTGGTAAACATTCAGATGGAGAGACTTTCATGAGCATTGCTCGTGCGGACAGTTCTCCCGAAAATATTGTGGATGTTAATAGCCCACAAGGAACAGATGCTGAGTTGAGATGTTTTTGTGATTCAACTACCAATAACGAAGAGTGCAGCACCAGCGGATCACATCAAACTGGAGTTTTTAAAGTTCTGCAGAGACATAGAAACTATGCAATTGGAGAAAGGAGCAAACGTAAACGATGGAGGGGTAGGCAAGATGACCAAGATTACATATCTGAAGTTTCTTTTAATACTGCTGCTACCTTGACAAACATGTCAAGTGAAGAACAG GGTTCTGAAAAAAGGGCTGTGTTAAAACTAGACAATAGGGAGGATAAATATGAGATTGCACTAGGAATGAAGGAACTTGCAACTAGAGGAATGGCTGTAGAGGTTGTGGAAGAAGTTAATGCTTTAGATGCAAATTTTTTTGTGCAAAATCCAGTGTTACTCTTTCAATTAaagcag GTTGAGTTTCTTAAGCTTGTCAGTTCTGGCGATAATTCAAGTGCTTTAAGGGTTGCATGCTTGCATTTAGGGCCCTTGGCTGCGAATGATCCTTCTTTGCTGAAGCCCTTGAAGGAAACTCTGTTGGCATTGTTACGTCCTACTGAAGATGCTCTTGGAAAAGGCTTGCCTTTACAGGCCCTTGCAACTTCACTCCAG GTTGCAATTGGTAGAAGGCTTGGTATTGAAGAACCGTTGCTTATGAAGATGATGAGAGCAATGCTTCACACACATAGCGAGTGGTTTAAAATTCAAATGTGTAAAGATCGGTTTGAGAATCTTTTGAGGATTGATTCCTTGAAAGAAGTAAACGCCCCCATGCTTACGGCTTGTTCCATATcaaaatcaaatgctgatagcTGTACCCAGGGATCCTCTCAAGTTACGGTATCTTCAAGTATGAGATTGTCAGAAGATGGTAGCAGTCCAACCCAAGCATCATCTAGAGATGTGTATGATGAAAATGCAATTATCAAAGTAATG GAGTTTCTGGCGTTGCCAAGGGCTGATGCCATACACCTGCTGGCACAGTACAATGGAAATGCAGAGACAGTGATCCAGCAAATATTTGCATAG
- the LOC136230464 gene encoding patatin-like protein 1, with the protein MANGLGCNQPPKCGNAVTILSIDGGGVRGIIPGVILNYLESQLQELDGEDARIADYFDVIAGTSTGGLISAMLTAPNQQNRPLYAAKDIVPFYLQNCPKIFPQPNILEKLWKQLTGPKYDGEYLHKLVKGILKDTKLHQALTHLVIPTFDIKKLQPTIFSTFKVNEHPVLDARLSDICIATSAAPTLLPAYTFNNQDSDGNTQEFNLVDGGVAANNPTLVAIGEVSKQIIKKNSDFFKSMDYEKLIVISLGTGSKTDGKFNSNIASKWGIINWLTYKGSTPIIDCYSKASADMVDFHNCVVFQVFRSQDNYLRIDDDKLEENLTSADLSTKENLEGLVKVGEKLLKSPVSRINLDTGVYEPVPNAGTYEQALQRFARKLSDEKRLRESRSKSESSN; encoded by the exons ATGGCGAACGGATTAGGATGTAATCAACCTCCAAAATGTGGAAATGCTGTCACAATCCTTAGTATTGATGGTGGAGGTGTAAGAGGAATTATCCCCGGAGTTATCCTTAATTACCTCGAATCTCAACTTCAG GAACTTGATggagaagatgcaagaattgcAGATTACTTTGATGTAATAGCAGGAACAAGTACTGGTGGACTTATATCTGCTATGTTAACTGCACCAAATCAACAAAATCGCCCCTTATATGCTGCTAAAGATATTGTGCCGTTTTACCTTCAAAACTGCCCTAAAATTTTCCCTCAGCCAAA TATTTTAGAAAAACTTTGGAAACAATTAACAGGACCAAAGTATGATGGGGAATATCTGCACAAGCTAGTGAAAGGTATATTAAAGGATACAAAGTTGCACCAAGCTTTAACACATCTTGTTATTCCTACTTTTGACATTAAGAAACTCCAGCCTACCATCTTCTCTACATTTAAG GTCAACGAGCATCCAGTTCTGGATGCTCGGCTGTCAGACATATGCATAGCAACATCAGCAGCTCCAACTCTCCTTCCTGCTTATACTTTCAATAACCAAGATTCTGATGGGAATACCCAAGAATTCAACCTTGTTGATGGTGGCGTGGCCGCTAATAACCCC ACATTGGTGGCGATCGGTGAAGTGAGCAAGCAGATAATAAAGAAGAATTCAGATTTCTTCAAGTCAATGGATTATGAGAAGCTTATTGTGATATCTTTAGGGACAGGCTCCAAAACAGATGGAAAATTCAACTCAAACATAGCTTCGAAATGGGGAATTATAAACTGGTTAACTTACAAAGGGTCAACTCCTATTATTGATTGCTATAGTAAAGCAAGTGCTGATATGGTTGACTTTCACAACTGCGTTGTCTTCCAGGTGTTTCGTTCTCAGGACAACTACCTTCGAATTGAT GATGACAAACTGGAAGAAAACTTGACTTCAGCAGATTTATCTACCAAAGAAAATTTGGAAGGATTAGTGAAAGTTGGAGAAAAACTGTTGAAAAGTCCTGTTTCCAGAATTAATTTGGACACTGGAGTTTATGAACCTGTTCCAAATGCTGGGACTTATGAGCAAGCACTACAAAG GTTTGCCAGAAAACTATCAGATGAAAAGAGACTTCGTGAATCAAGATCCAAGAGTGAAagttcaaattaa